The following DNA comes from Candidatus Nitrosotalea okcheonensis.
TAATCCATGGTGACAAGCACAATAATAGTCTAGATAATTGAGGGTTGGGCACAATTCCAAGGCATATTTTGATCATGTTCCAAAATTAATTTAATGGAAAATGCTTTGGATCTCCTTGCCAGATATTCATTGTCAAGATGCATATCAAGAAAGAAATCCTCAGCAAGATTCAATCAGAATCCTTCCTTATTGGCATTTTGCATTTGATAGGTTTGCTATCTTTGTATGATGATATTGACAAAAGGGGAAGACCATATGTGTATTCTACTTGTACAATGATTCGCTGCTACATTGTGCGAATATGGTTTAGAATTCCATCAAACAATTGCCTGCATCATTATTTTTCTGTAACACACAACAAGAAAATAATGAGATCATGTGGATTGTACACATTACCAGACAGAAGAACATTTGACCGAAGATTCAAGGTTATGCCGGTCCAGAACATCATTGGTATCATGGGAAGAAGATTTGTGTCAGAAAAAATTGCTGATTCTACCATAACATCCATTGATAGTTCCATGATACGTGCAAAAAATGGTCATGTTTGGCATCGCAAGCATATGATATCAGGACATCTTCCACGATCCGGAATTGATACTGATGCCAAATGGGGATTCTCTGGAACACGTGGATGGATATTTGGATACAAATTACACATGACATGCAGTACTGGAAAACTAATAGTTCCACTGTCTGCTGGCATAACAACTGCAAACATACAAGATAATCAAGAGTATCAAAATCTTGTAGAATATCTTCCTGATATGCGATATATTGTTGCTGACAAGGGGTATGATGATCATGAGCTGTACGAGTATACAAGACAGAGAGGTGCAAGGTTAGTTTGTCCGGTACGAAGGTACAGGCATACAAGAGGTGAAAGACTGGAATTGATTTTATTTTACAAATCCAAAAAAGGTCGGAAGATACATCATAGTAGAAGTGTATCTATTGAACCATTGTTTGGTAGCATCAAGGAAACATTTGGGATATCAACATCTCCTGTATCTGGATACAACAACGTATCATCATATTTACTGATGTGCGTCTTTGTGTATCAGGTTGTCATATACTACAATTGTATTCTGGGAAATAATCCACGATCCATCCGATTGATGCTTGGTAATTAGAATATTTTATGAAATGTTTATGCCCAAGTCTCAGATAATTATCCTTTCATGAATCACGAAAAAAAGACAGTTAACATATGCTCAGAACTTGTTGGCTACACGCCTATCTCACTTGATATCATAATTCTTAATCTTTCAAAAAATGAACAGAAAAATTATAGATATTATGAAGGGGAAGCGGACCGCCAAAATTCTGAATATGGCGAAGATCATAGACATGAACACAGAGATGGTAGAAGAGAACACAGGACTGGGGAGTTATTTGATCATGTAAAGTATAACAAACGCTTTGGTTACTAGAATACGTACATTAATGTACGTACATATATGCATATATGCAAGTAGTGTGTAATTAATGTATGGCGAATCCAAAATCCGTATTTACAAAAGACCACATTCTAGATTCTGGAACAGTTCTCTCTGGCAATGATTTCATCCAAAACATATCCAAGTATAATCCGACGCTTAAGAATATCCTGAAAGTAGAACAACTTCTTGCAAAATACAAGGAGTTTGATTCAAAAGCACAGTTGACAAAAAAACTAGATGTTACCATGAGACCCCCTGTTCTAAATGTCATTTTAAAATATCTAGAAGCATCTAACAAAGTTTTACTGGATAAAGATGGTTCTATAATCTGGATTTATGCCAGTACTACTGCTAAAAAGAGCTGGGAAAAAGCAGTACCCATATAGAATTCAAGGAACTTGAATCTCATAATGGAATTAGGCACAAACGGATCTAAAACTAGAACGCAAAACGTAACATACCAGGCCCGATCCATATTTTTTAAACTAGAAGAATCCTACACCAATTTTTTATGATATGTACGTCCAGTACGTGTAAGAAATGAGACTCCCATGCGAAATCTTTTCCTTGCAGTAACTAACCTGATACTAACGATATGTCAAGTTAATATTGCTGTATCAGACTGTATCCCTTGAATTATCTAACAATATTGTATTAATTACAATCTGTATTTTTTTAGGAATTTTCACATGATGGATTTTTTATGATGTTGATTAATTTGGACAGGTTGTTGGATGGTAGAAAAAATGTGAGCATTTTTATGTAAAAACTCCATTTCTAAGAATAAATATGTTCTAGTTACCATGAAATGAAAAAATAGTAAAAATAACTCAAATGAGTATAATGTTGATGAAATCGAATAAAAAAATATTATATTTTCAAATGATGAGTTACATACATGTGAATTTTGTACGTTGACTTGAGAAAAACATCAATATTCTTATATAAAATATAGTATATAGAATTAGATATTATGATGAAAATTTTACTAATAGACGACAATGAATCCATTACCGAAATGATGTCCAAATATCTGAGAGGTAAGGGACACGAATGTATTGTTACAAATGATGGAAGAAACGGACTGACTCTGATTGAACAAGAAAAATTTGATGTCATATTACTGGATTTGGCAATGCCCGAGTTTACTGGGGTGGATGTAATAGATCATCTGTATAAAAATGGAGAAATTGGAAAACACAAGATAATCTTGTTTACTGCCTCATCTATCACCGACGAAGAAATTCAAAAGCTTATAAAAAAAGGGGCACATTCCTGCCTTAAAAAACCTGTAAAATTAGAAGTCCTATTAAAAACTATGGGAGCCTGAGTAAAAATTAGTTCAGACAAAAATGATACGTCTGCAGATGAAAAGCTGTTTGAAAGTGATAAGATAAAAGAGTTAGAACAAGAAAAAATCCTTCTAAAGGAAGTCAACGATTCGATATCGTCACAAATGGATGAGATGGGAAAATTAAAACAAGATCTAGAAAGAAAACTAGTTGATGAATCACAAAAATCCAAAGAATTGGGACAAGAAAAAATTATTCTTGAAGAGATAGTACATGATGGGGAAAAGACTGAAAAAAGAGCTCGTAAATGGTATTATGTATCGGTTTTAGGTATTGCGGTTGTAGTTTCATTGGGATTTGTAGGCTATTCTTACTATGAAAATCAAATTGTGAACAAAGCTATATCCCACGACATGTCAAATTACAACTCAAACTATGTAATCCAGAATCTACAAGGCGATACTGTAGATACATGGGTATCATGGAATATTGACAATGGAAGAGTGATTCACGTTCATGTTGTTAACGAAGCAAAAGTCTCACAAGACATGATAAATGCCATAAAAGATGCAATCTTATCTACTAAAGTTGTATCTATAGATGATTCACAAACAGGTAAAGGTCCACAGGGAACTTCTTCCACATATTATGTTGGGTGGGAAGGAGCTACTGAACAAGCATCCGAAAAACCTACCACGTTATACATACCACAAAAATTTGACATAAATGGATCTCCTAATGGAGTGGGAGACATTGAAATAATACTTACAAGTGATGTGAATCCTGACGGATATTCTGGATATACCAAATCTCTTGTAGATGGCAATCAAATACTTAAGTCCAAAATAACCATCTTCAAGGCAAACAAGCTTGATGCCGATAGACTTGAGGCAATAATGAGACATGAATTTGGTCATGCTCTGGGACTTGGCCACTCTACTGCTATAGAAGATCTAATGCATTCAATGCTTCCAGATTATCCGTATATCTCTGCCTGTGATATTGACGCGTTACATGGATTGTATGATGGAGACAAGAATAGCAAGGTGGTGTGTACAAAATGACCTGCTTCCTTTATGCCTGTTTTAGGAGGGATGTGTTATGTTTCAAGTAAATTCTTACACTTCTTGGATAATTGTTGGAACGCTATTGCCGATTATTGCATTTTCCATAGTATCATGTGTATCATTTATCAGTATAAATAATTTGATTCAAAATGAAAACTGGTTATCGCATACTTTTACAGTGATTGACAAAGCAGACTATTTCATGAAAACAATGGTGGATGCCGAAACTGGTCAGCGTGGATATCTAATTACTGGACAAGAAAATTTCTTGGAACCCTACAATTCTGCAATATCTCAGATTGATGATCAGATCAAGGCATTAAGACAACTTACGATGGATAACCCTGTTCAACAATCCAATATGGATAAATTGGAACCATTGGTGAAAAAAAGACTGGATTTACTTGATTTAAACATAAATCTTCGCAAGAGCAATAACACATTAGATCTTGTTAAAAATTTTGATACACTCAAAGGGAAAAAAACCATGGATGAAATTCGTCAAGTAGTAGAGAACATAAAAAATGAAGAACAACAATTATTATCTAAACGAAATCTAGATACCCAGTCAGCTATACTCACTACTGAATATGTGATAATTTTAGGAACTGGCCTTGCAGTAATTTTAACCGTTATCACAACTCTTGTAGTAAATAAGAAATTGGCAGAACGACAAAAACTTGAAAGATCTAATATTGAATTACAGGTACAATCTCAACAATTACGAGAAACAGACATAGCCAAAGAAGAATTTACTACTATGGTTTCACATGAATTGAAAACTCCTCTAGTCACAATCAGTGGATATGCAGAAATGCTCAGAGAGGACAATAGTATTCTTGGACCATTAAATAGTGAACAGATTAACGCAGTTGAGAAAATTAGTACAGAAACTACCAAGCTGGAAAGATTAATCAGTGACATAATGGATACCCAGAAAATAGATTTAGAAAGAATGAAGTTTAACAAAAAGGAGTTTGAAGTTAAAGAATTCCTAGACGAGCAAATCCAAACACATTCAAAATTAATGAGTGATAAAAAAATACTCTTCGTCAACACTACCAAAGAAAGAACAAACATAGTGAGCGATCAGTATCGATTAAGTCAAGTGTTTGCCAATTTGATAAAAAACGCAGTTGATTTTGTACCACAAAATCATGGCAGTATAGAAATTAACGCACAAGGAAATAACAATCATGTTGTTTTTTATGTAAAAGATAATGGTAGTGGAATACCAAAAGAAAAACAAAATAATCTTTTCAAAAAATTTTATCAGATTGATACATCTCTTAAAAGAAGACATGGTGGAACTGGATTGGGCTTGGTGATCTGCAAAGGTATAGTGGAAGCATTAGGTGGAAAAATTTGGCTTGAGAGTGAAGTTGGGAAGGGCACTACAATTTTTTTCACCCTGCCAAAAACTGATCTAAATGAAAAGCATGATGAATAGTTATTGCGGTATTAACAATTTGAGTAAAATGCTTGCAAGTTGAAATTGTGGAAAAACAGAATAACAAATATCTTCCATGGATGAAGTGTATAAAATCAAGATCTAGAACAGGTACATATTGTACTATAAGATCCGCATGAATCACTTGATGCTAAAAATGAAGATCTAGAAAAATCGAGAAAAAAATTGAAATGATGTGGAAAAAGATCATTCTATGTGGATACTGTATTGATATAACTTGTACATTGTAATGTGATGTGGTTCTAATTTTCTTATTCGGAAGTCATGCCAAATTGGAACCAAATACGTGTTAAACCTTCCCCACTTGATATATTATATGTCCTCGTGATAATTATTGTAAATTGTAATGTCTAGAATTTTCTTCACAGCACAAAGGACTATATCTATTTGAGATCACATCACAAATACTTTGAAAAAGAATTAAGAAAATTGCCTATTGAGAAGTTATGGGAAATTGTGGAAGAATTACTATCATTTCACTACTATGTACCTGACAAAATAGGAAT
Coding sequences within:
- a CDS encoding response regulator; its protein translation is MMKILLIDDNESITEMMSKYLRGKGHECIVTNDGRNGLTLIEQEKFDVILLDLAMPEFTGVDVIDHLYKNGEIGKHKIILFTASSITDEEIQKLIKKGAHSCLKKPVKLEVLLKTMGA
- a CDS encoding transposase gives rise to the protein MRSCGLYTLPDRRTFDRRFKVMPVQNIIGIMGRRFVSEKIADSTITSIDSSMIRAKNGHVWHRKHMISGHLPRSGIDTDAKWGFSGTRGWIFGYKLHMTCSTGKLIVPLSAGITTANIQDNQEYQNLVEYLPDMRYIVADKGYDDHELYEYTRQRGARLVCPVRRYRHTRGERLELILFYKSKKGRKIHHSRSVSIEPLFGSIKETFGISTSPVSGYNNVSSYLLMCVFVYQVVIYYNCILGNNPRSIRLMLGN
- a CDS encoding matrixin family metalloprotease, with translation MDEMGKLKQDLERKLVDESQKSKELGQEKIILEEIVHDGEKTEKRARKWYYVSVLGIAVVVSLGFVGYSYYENQIVNKAISHDMSNYNSNYVIQNLQGDTVDTWVSWNIDNGRVIHVHVVNEAKVSQDMINAIKDAILSTKVVSIDDSQTGKGPQGTSSTYYVGWEGATEQASEKPTTLYIPQKFDINGSPNGVGDIEIILTSDVNPDGYSGYTKSLVDGNQILKSKITIFKANKLDADRLEAIMRHEFGHALGLGHSTAIEDLMHSMLPDYPYISACDIDALHGLYDGDKNSKVVCTK
- a CDS encoding sensor histidine kinase, with translation MFQVNSYTSWIIVGTLLPIIAFSIVSCVSFISINNLIQNENWLSHTFTVIDKADYFMKTMVDAETGQRGYLITGQENFLEPYNSAISQIDDQIKALRQLTMDNPVQQSNMDKLEPLVKKRLDLLDLNINLRKSNNTLDLVKNFDTLKGKKTMDEIRQVVENIKNEEQQLLSKRNLDTQSAILTTEYVIILGTGLAVILTVITTLVVNKKLAERQKLERSNIELQVQSQQLRETDIAKEEFTTMVSHELKTPLVTISGYAEMLREDNSILGPLNSEQINAVEKISTETTKLERLISDIMDTQKIDLERMKFNKKEFEVKEFLDEQIQTHSKLMSDKKILFVNTTKERTNIVSDQYRLSQVFANLIKNAVDFVPQNHGSIEINAQGNNNHVVFYVKDNGSGIPKEKQNNLFKKFYQIDTSLKRRHGGTGLGLVICKGIVEALGGKIWLESEVGKGTTIFFTLPKTDLNEKHDE